One stretch of Candidatus Auribacterota bacterium DNA includes these proteins:
- a CDS encoding ABC transporter permease: protein MNLRRVWALAKKEFIQIIRDPRSLALSLAIPMLLLILFGYALTLDVDNVPMVIWDQDNSQVAKNFILNFKNSRYFMIIGYTNNYPDMVHAIDDRTALIAMVIPKDFSLFLESGRQAPVQFLIDGSDSNTATIARGYISSVLTRYNERYQVKAFSRTIVNPLPINFRPRPWFNPNFESKIFIIPGLMVVIIAIISALLTSMTVAREWERGTMEQLISTPVKVNELILGKFIPYFCIGFFDLVLSAAMSEFVFRVPVRGSLILLFLLSSIFLTGALTQGIWISIVTKNQRLASQYAMLSTFMPTFLLSGFMYPIWNMPKVIQAVTYVIPARYFIVILRGIYLKGVGIKDLWLQALLSMGWIGKGCQNTQLS, encoded by the coding sequence GTGAATCTTCGAAGAGTGTGGGCGCTGGCAAAGAAAGAATTTATCCAGATCATCCGCGACCCGCGAAGTCTCGCCCTCTCCCTTGCCATACCCATGCTTCTCCTCATACTGTTTGGCTATGCACTCACCCTTGACGTGGACAATGTGCCGATGGTGATCTGGGATCAGGATAACTCCCAGGTGGCGAAGAATTTCATCCTTAACTTCAAAAACTCCCGCTACTTTATGATTATCGGCTACACAAATAACTACCCTGATATGGTCCACGCAATCGACGACCGCACGGCGCTCATCGCCATGGTCATACCGAAGGACTTTTCTCTCTTTCTCGAATCGGGCCGGCAGGCGCCCGTTCAATTCCTGATTGACGGGAGCGACTCTAATACCGCCACGATTGCCCGGGGATATATCTCAAGTGTGCTCACGCGGTATAACGAGCGCTACCAGGTGAAGGCCTTCTCCAGGACGATTGTGAATCCCCTCCCGATCAATTTCCGGCCGAGGCCGTGGTTCAATCCCAATTTTGAAAGCAAGATTTTCATAATACCCGGCCTCATGGTGGTCATCATCGCGATTATTTCCGCGCTGCTCACCTCGATGACGGTGGCCCGTGAATGGGAAAGAGGCACGATGGAGCAGCTCATCTCCACCCCCGTCAAGGTGAACGAACTGATCCTTGGAAAGTTTATCCCTTATTTCTGCATTGGGTTCTTCGATCTCGTGCTTTCCGCGGCAATGTCGGAGTTCGTATTTCGGGTTCCCGTGAGGGGAAGCCTGATACTCCTTTTTCTTCTGAGCAGTATCTTCCTCACGGGGGCGCTCACCCAGGGGATCTGGATTTCAATTGTCACCAAGAACCAGCGACTGGCAAGCCAGTACGCCATGTTGAGCACATTCATGCCGACGTTTCTTCTCTCGGGCTTTATGTATCCTATCTGGAACATGCCGAAGGTGATACAGGCGGTCACCTACGTCATCCCGGCGCGCTATTTCATCGTCATCCTCAGGGGAATCTATTTGAAGGGCGTGGGGATCAAGGACCTATGGCTCCAGGCGCTCCTTTCCATGGGATGGATTGGGAAAGGCTGCCAAAACACGCAGTTGAGTTGA
- a CDS encoding ABC transporter ATP-binding protein → MNMNASIDKSQIPARPAGGPNPCPSLPDRQAGGRRAKSQSEVAVEVHDLEKKFGAFTAVNRINFEVKRGEIFGFLGPNGAGKSTTIRMLCGIISPTSGSGLVDGFDIIRQQRQIKQHIGYMSQKFSLYDDLTVEENIDFYSGIYTIPEQEKEARKEEIVRTAGIEEFRTSLTKNLSGGWKQRLALGCAIMHRPDIIFLDEPTSGVDPITRNNFWSTIKTMAESGVTVFVTTHYMDEAENCNRMALIYRGAIIAMGTPTEMKTEYMQNDVMKIQIADSEIWADKLRSVEGVKETALFGAGIHAVVDDAEQVGPRIGALFDGANVTSYTVQKIMPSLEDVFVSLIETYDEHNSGVHKN, encoded by the coding sequence ATGAACATGAACGCGAGCATTGATAAATCCCAAATCCCTGCCCGACCGGCAGGCGGGCCAAATCCCTGCCCGTCCCTGCCCGACCGGCAGGCGGGCGGCAGGCGGGCCAAATCCCAAAGCGAGGTGGCGGTCGAGGTCCATGACCTCGAGAAGAAGTTCGGCGCCTTCACCGCGGTCAACAGGATCAACTTTGAAGTAAAGCGCGGTGAGATCTTCGGCTTCCTCGGCCCGAACGGAGCCGGGAAGTCCACCACGATCCGGATGCTCTGCGGGATCATCAGCCCCACGTCAGGCTCCGGGCTGGTCGATGGATTCGATATCATCAGGCAACAGAGGCAAATCAAGCAGCACATCGGCTATATGTCCCAGAAGTTTTCGTTGTATGACGATCTGACCGTCGAGGAGAATATTGATTTCTATAGCGGTATTTACACAATCCCCGAGCAGGAAAAGGAGGCGCGAAAGGAGGAGATTGTCAGAACCGCGGGGATTGAAGAGTTCAGGACGAGCCTCACCAAAAACCTTTCCGGGGGCTGGAAGCAGCGTCTCGCCCTCGGGTGCGCCATCATGCACCGGCCCGACATAATATTTCTGGACGAGCCCACCTCAGGGGTTGACCCGATCACGAGGAATAATTTCTGGAGCACGATCAAAACAATGGCGGAGAGCGGTGTCACAGTATTCGTCACGACGCACTACATGGATGAGGCGGAAAACTGCAACCGCATGGCGCTCATCTATCGGGGAGCCATTATTGCGATGGGAACCCCCACGGAGATGAAGACGGAGTACATGCAGAACGATGTGATGAAGATTCAGATCGCTGATTCCGAAATATGGGCGGATAAGCTGCGGTCAGTGGAGGGAGTCAAGGAAACGGCATTATTCGGCGCAGGGATCCACGCAGTGGTTGATGATGCCGAACAGGTTGGCCCCCGCATCGGGGCATTATTTGATGGGGCAAATGTCACGAGTTACACAGTACAGAAGATTATGCCGTCGCTCGAGGACGTCTTCGTGTCGCTGATCGAAACGTACGATGAACACAATAGCGGCGTCCATAAGAATTGA
- a CDS encoding efflux RND transporter periplasmic adaptor subunit, whose amino-acid sequence MQKLKTAIVNFMKWLTENKTRLVAVIVAAVLAVVLLLLFVRYEEKLHANIVKVSGTIEGDNVRISFRVGGQITELLTDEGQVVKTGDIVARLDTDELTKIRDEAAASLEAEKYRHELAAIDYVRFENLYRAGAVSAQKRDDAKTKADSTKANVDELRAKLALAETRLGYADLASPLNGFILVKSALPGEVVKEAAPVFTSIDLDDVWVTAYINETDLGRVKLNQKASVMTDTFRGKKYPGWVSYISQEAEFTPKYIQTTEERVKLVYRIKVRVDNSSLDLKPGMPADAYIETE is encoded by the coding sequence ATGCAAAAGCTGAAAACCGCAATAGTTAATTTCATGAAATGGCTGACGGAGAATAAAACCAGGCTCGTCGCGGTCATCGTGGCGGCGGTGCTCGCCGTGGTCCTGCTGCTCCTGTTTGTCAGGTACGAGGAGAAACTGCACGCCAATATAGTCAAGGTTTCGGGAACCATCGAGGGCGACAACGTGCGCATTTCCTTCAGGGTGGGCGGACAGATCACGGAGCTCCTGACGGATGAGGGACAGGTGGTGAAGACGGGGGATATCGTCGCGCGCCTTGACACTGACGAGCTGACGAAAATCAGGGATGAGGCGGCGGCCTCGCTCGAGGCGGAAAAGTACCGGCATGAGCTCGCCGCGATTGATTATGTGCGGTTTGAGAACCTCTACCGGGCAGGGGCTGTTTCCGCGCAGAAAAGGGATGATGCGAAGACAAAGGCCGACTCCACAAAGGCCAATGTCGATGAGCTCAGGGCTAAGCTGGCGCTTGCCGAAACAAGGCTCGGCTATGCTGACCTGGCGTCGCCCCTCAACGGCTTTATTCTCGTGAAGAGCGCCCTCCCGGGAGAGGTGGTAAAGGAGGCTGCCCCCGTCTTCACCTCGATTGACCTGGACGACGTCTGGGTGACGGCGTACATCAACGAGACCGACCTGGGCAGGGTAAAGCTGAACCAGAAGGCCTCTGTTATGACGGACACCTTCCGCGGGAAGAAGTACCCGGGCTGGGTCTCCTACATCTCACAGGAGGCGGAGTTCACACCGAAGTACATTCAGACAACGGAGGAGAGGGTGAAGCTCGTCTACAGGATCAAGGTGCGGGTTGACAACTCGAGCCTCGACCTCAAGCCCGGCATGCCGGCGGATGCGTATATAGAAACAGAATGA
- a CDS encoding TolC family protein, protein MAGLCTGHTSTITLTCLSVLLIGPCGYGDTTSGGEPRALSISDAITIAYANNKQIQIQEKEIRAARANILGAVSNFLPKLNVNGSYTYNDAVMGIPSDFLQSSKKDLGVFTGYKNDHMLAFSATESAFNGGADIANVKKSQVNLKIQEETLRARNLDVGFEAKRLYYGLLLAYDTERIAQNLVDQADAHYQDVKNKFDQGATSRFDLLQSAVSVSLHIPELVKAQKSIELVMAELNKLLSIPVYNPVRLRGHLVYSPISIREGEFLKEAYVNRPEMILKSLGVDMQKWSIEMARAGRLPQVTADLDLYYRGDRVGDMFNSRHDNWFTGVTVSIPVFDGFSTKAKVDEAKARYAQAGIEKENVADQTTVDIRRACLDLKQAEAIIVSQRDSVTQAGEALRISETRYDNGVGTNLDVLDSMVSLSQVEKNLASGIYDYIMAKAYLYKSMGKSVITEE, encoded by the coding sequence ATGGCAGGTCTTTGCACGGGGCATACTTCCACGATCACGCTGACCTGTTTATCAGTGTTGCTCATCGGCCCTTGCGGGTATGGTGACACTACGAGTGGTGGCGAACCGCGCGCGTTATCCATCAGCGACGCCATCACCATTGCCTATGCAAACAATAAACAGATTCAGATCCAGGAGAAGGAAATAAGGGCGGCGCGGGCGAATATTCTGGGGGCGGTGAGCAACTTCCTGCCGAAGCTGAACGTAAATGGGAGCTATACGTACAATGATGCGGTCATGGGCATTCCGTCGGATTTCCTGCAGTCGAGCAAGAAGGATCTGGGCGTCTTCACGGGGTACAAGAATGATCATATGCTTGCGTTTTCCGCCACTGAGTCCGCATTTAACGGCGGAGCTGATATTGCCAATGTGAAAAAGTCACAGGTCAATCTGAAAATCCAGGAAGAAACGCTCCGGGCAAGGAATCTCGACGTGGGGTTCGAGGCCAAGAGGCTCTATTACGGCCTGCTCCTCGCCTACGATACGGAACGCATCGCTCAGAACCTTGTTGATCAGGCAGACGCCCACTATCAGGATGTGAAAAACAAGTTCGACCAGGGCGCCACGTCCCGGTTTGACCTCCTCCAATCGGCGGTCTCCGTCTCTTTGCATATCCCTGAACTCGTCAAAGCGCAAAAATCCATTGAGCTCGTGATGGCTGAGCTGAATAAATTGCTCAGCATACCGGTATATAATCCGGTGCGGTTGCGCGGTCATCTTGTCTATTCCCCGATATCGATCAGGGAGGGGGAATTTTTAAAAGAGGCATACGTGAACAGGCCTGAAATGATCTTGAAATCTCTCGGCGTCGATATGCAGAAGTGGTCTATTGAGATGGCGCGGGCGGGGAGGCTGCCCCAGGTGACCGCCGATCTCGATCTCTATTACCGGGGAGACAGGGTGGGGGACATGTTCAACTCGAGACACGATAACTGGTTCACCGGCGTGACGGTGAGCATCCCTGTATTTGATGGTTTTTCAACGAAAGCGAAAGTGGATGAGGCAAAAGCCAGGTACGCGCAGGCTGGCATCGAGAAAGAGAATGTGGCCGACCAGACCACCGTGGACATCAGACGCGCGTGCCTTGACTTGAAGCAGGCGGAAGCGATCATCGTCTCCCAGAGGGACAGTGTGACACAGGCCGGGGAGGCGCTGAGAATTTCCGAAACCCGCTATGATAATGGGGTGGGGACAAACCTGGACGTTCTGGATTCCATGGTCTCCCTGAGCCAGGTGGAGAAGAATCTCGCCTCGGGCATTTATGACTATATCATGGCAAAGGCCTACCTCTACAAGTCCATGGGAAAAAGTGTGATCACGGAGGAATAA
- a CDS encoding ABC transporter ATP-binding protein, which translates to MALLEVRDITAGYGEVQILWGVTLRLEAGKLTALVGSNGVGKTTLLRTVMGLLPAWGGAVRFRGREINSLPTHARACGGLTLVPEGRQLFTGMSVLENLQMGAFTTRARASMQRNLEKVFDLFPRLRERRGQKAGTLSGGEQQMLAVARGLMADPEILMCDELSLGLAPALVLELFGTIRRLKGEGLTMLMVEQNVRMALAVSDYAYVMSEGRVSMEGNARELAERDDIRRAYLGA; encoded by the coding sequence ATGGCGCTGCTGGAAGTTCGAGACATTACTGCCGGATATGGAGAGGTGCAGATACTGTGGGGGGTGACGCTCCGCCTCGAGGCCGGCAAGCTCACCGCCCTCGTCGGGAGCAACGGGGTGGGGAAGACAACGTTGCTGCGCACGGTGATGGGACTCCTGCCTGCCTGGGGCGGCGCCGTTCGTTTCCGGGGTCGGGAAATCAACTCGCTCCCCACGCACGCCCGCGCCTGCGGCGGCCTCACGCTTGTCCCCGAGGGGCGCCAGCTGTTCACCGGCATGAGCGTGTTGGAAAATCTTCAGATGGGGGCGTTCACCACGCGCGCCCGCGCGAGCATGCAGCGCAACCTTGAGAAAGTATTCGATCTCTTCCCGCGCCTCAGGGAGCGCCGGGGGCAGAAGGCAGGCACGCTGAGCGGCGGGGAGCAGCAGATGCTGGCGGTGGCGCGCGGCCTCATGGCCGATCCCGAGATACTGATGTGTGACGAGCTCTCCCTCGGCCTGGCCCCCGCCCTCGTGCTGGAGCTCTTTGGAACCATCCGGCGATTGAAGGGGGAGGGGCTGACCATGCTCATGGTGGAGCAGAATGTGCGGATGGCGCTCGCGGTGAGCGACTACGCCTATGTGATGAGCGAGGGGAGGGTGAGCATGGAGGGGAACGCGAGGGAGCTCGCCGAACGCGACGACATCCGCCGCGCCTACCTCGGAGCATAG
- a CDS encoding ABC transporter ATP-binding protein, with translation MLRVRQITKHFGGLRALGDVTFDLREGQILGLLGPNGAGKTTLFNVVNGVYIPDIGRIVFQGRDITGLPPYEVVRRGLSRTHQVVRPLNELTVLENVMVGACFGRERCSRSSAARVAEDVLARVGLAERAAQPACSLNVAQKKRLELARALAARPRLLLLDEVLAGLNPTEISLMLGTIRSIRKEGVTIVMIEHVMQAVMSVSDHILVLDHGTMIAHGLPAEVAADPKVIEAYLGDPNAAARLIR, from the coding sequence ATTCTCAGGGTCCGGCAGATCACCAAGCACTTCGGGGGCCTGCGCGCGCTCGGCGACGTGACGTTTGACCTGAGAGAGGGGCAGATCCTCGGCCTCCTCGGGCCGAACGGAGCCGGCAAGACGACCCTCTTCAACGTGGTCAACGGCGTCTACATTCCTGATATCGGCAGGATTGTCTTCCAGGGGAGGGACATCACAGGACTCCCGCCCTATGAGGTGGTGCGGCGCGGGCTTTCGCGGACGCACCAGGTCGTGCGGCCTCTGAACGAGCTGACGGTACTAGAGAACGTCATGGTGGGGGCGTGCTTCGGCCGGGAGCGGTGTTCCCGCTCTTCCGCCGCGCGTGTCGCCGAGGATGTCCTGGCGCGCGTCGGCCTGGCAGAACGCGCCGCGCAGCCGGCGTGCAGCCTGAACGTGGCGCAGAAAAAACGATTGGAACTGGCCCGCGCGCTCGCGGCGCGGCCGCGCCTGCTCCTCCTTGACGAGGTCCTGGCGGGCCTCAACCCGACGGAGATCTCGCTGATGCTCGGCACAATACGGAGCATCAGGAAGGAGGGCGTTACCATTGTGATGATCGAGCATGTCATGCAGGCGGTGATGAGTGTTTCAGATCACATACTCGTGCTGGATCACGGCACGATGATCGCCCATGGCCTGCCGGCAGAAGTGGCGGCGGATCCGAAGGTGATAGAGGCATACCTGGGCGACCCGAACGCCGCCGCGAGGCTGATCAGGTGA
- a CDS encoding branched-chain amino acid ABC transporter permease — MSVGRYFGFWLTLALVLAAGLMPFLTGSGTMREQMSTLLMWVTLASSLNILLGYTGYVNFGHIVFFGLGGYGGFYLLSRHGWPLYAAAAAGGIFSVTLAGILGACILRLRGACFALATIGINEAARAFVSNFAPFGGSTGLYVNFSVYRQYGGASRALWIVYASLLAVALATVAVSFLVKRSRFGLGLMAIREDEDAALVMGVRAPRMKTIAYMLSAFFPGVVGVLYFFKNGNVEPGDAFRLNMSIETMVMVMLGGQGTLMGPVAGAVAYERLRSYLITSPLFKNLHLAVAGLSLLLIVLFIPAGVLGWLRGRFPRLRRVLE; from the coding sequence GTGAGTGTGGGGCGGTATTTCGGTTTCTGGCTGACACTGGCCCTTGTCCTTGCGGCAGGGCTCATGCCATTTCTGACCGGCAGCGGTACGATGAGAGAGCAGATGAGCACGCTGCTCATGTGGGTGACGCTCGCATCGAGCCTGAACATCCTCCTCGGCTACACGGGCTATGTGAATTTCGGGCACATCGTCTTCTTCGGCCTCGGCGGCTACGGCGGTTTCTATCTCCTGAGCCGGCACGGCTGGCCGCTGTACGCGGCGGCAGCGGCGGGAGGAATCTTCTCCGTCACGCTGGCGGGAATCCTCGGGGCGTGCATCCTGCGTCTCCGCGGCGCCTGCTTTGCCCTGGCAACCATCGGGATCAACGAGGCGGCGAGGGCGTTCGTGAGCAACTTCGCTCCCTTTGGCGGATCCACGGGACTGTACGTCAATTTCTCCGTGTACCGGCAGTACGGCGGCGCCTCCAGGGCCTTGTGGATAGTGTACGCCTCGCTCCTCGCGGTCGCGCTCGCGACAGTCGCGGTCAGCTTCCTCGTCAAACGGTCGCGGTTCGGCCTGGGGCTCATGGCGATTCGCGAGGACGAGGATGCGGCGCTGGTCATGGGGGTGAGGGCGCCGCGCATGAAGACGATCGCGTACATGCTCTCGGCGTTCTTCCCGGGCGTGGTGGGGGTGCTCTACTTCTTCAAGAACGGCAACGTCGAGCCCGGCGACGCCTTCCGGTTGAACATGTCGATCGAGACAATGGTCATGGTGATGCTGGGCGGCCAGGGGACGCTCATGGGGCCCGTCGCGGGAGCGGTGGCGTACGAGCGCCTGCGGAGCTACCTCATCACGAGCCCCCTCTTCAAGAACCTCCACCTGGCGGTCGCGGGCCTGTCGCTCCTCCTGATCGTGCTCTTTATCCCCGCGGGCGTCCTCGGCTGGCTGCGCGGGCGGTTCCCCCGCCTGAGGAGGGTCCTCGAGTGA
- a CDS encoding branched-chain amino acid ABC transporter permease, giving the protein MSAHWIAPLIDGALMGFVYGVAAMGLTLIWGVMRVVNLAHGAIMALGMFAAYLLVTGLGINPYLALAAVALIGLICGVGMYWVAVHRVISAPYLSTLLATFAVNMMLIGAGTALFTTTPRNLDFSMRTVRIGPLALPGARLMAAGVAVLLTAALYLFLYRTRTGKAIRAVASNRAAAELMGIPSAKMLALSFGIGAMLASVAGGLIATIFPFNILSGEAYQTRSFVVCVLGGLGNPLGALVGGLLLGLLEGGIPAFMPVSWVPVVEFALFVLVLLIRPTGLLGGER; this is encoded by the coding sequence ATGTCCGCGCACTGGATAGCGCCATTGATTGACGGGGCACTGATGGGGTTTGTGTACGGCGTGGCCGCCATGGGGCTCACGCTGATCTGGGGCGTCATGCGCGTGGTGAATCTCGCACACGGCGCGATCATGGCGCTCGGGATGTTTGCGGCATATCTCCTGGTCACAGGCCTCGGCATCAATCCCTACCTGGCGCTGGCGGCGGTGGCCCTCATCGGCCTCATCTGCGGCGTCGGCATGTACTGGGTGGCGGTGCATCGTGTCATCAGCGCTCCATATCTCTCCACGTTGCTCGCCACCTTCGCGGTCAACATGATGCTGATCGGCGCGGGGACCGCGTTGTTCACAACGACGCCTAGGAACCTCGACTTCTCGATGAGGACGGTGCGGATCGGCCCGCTCGCCCTGCCGGGCGCCCGCCTGATGGCTGCCGGAGTCGCGGTGCTGCTCACGGCGGCGCTCTACCTGTTCCTCTACCGCACCAGGACGGGAAAGGCGATCCGCGCCGTGGCGAGCAACCGTGCCGCCGCGGAGCTCATGGGCATCCCCTCGGCGAAGATGCTCGCGCTGAGCTTCGGCATCGGCGCGATGCTCGCCTCCGTGGCGGGGGGGCTGATCGCGACCATCTTCCCATTCAATATCTTGAGCGGCGAGGCATACCAGACGAGGTCGTTCGTGGTATGCGTGCTCGGCGGCTTGGGCAATCCCCTGGGGGCGCTCGTGGGGGGCCTTCTGCTCGGGTTGTTGGAAGGGGGCATCCCGGCGTTCATGCCGGTGAGCTGGGTGCCCGTGGTCGAGTTCGCGCTCTTTGTACTCGTGCTGCTGATCAGGCCGACAGGGTTGCTCGGAGGTGAGCGGTGA
- a CDS encoding amino acid ABC transporter substrate-binding protein: MRKNIKLASNRRMALYCWFPLILSAALICGCERSPSANARGSRQPGGSARVTIGFTVSQTGKLNIESMRQLNGITLWMEQVNKAGGVKLADGAAVPFSARYYDDESSKERVQELYTKLINGDGAEFLISPYSSGLADAAAIIAEQYGRIMITAGAASDSTHMKGYSLVYQVYTPASRYLTGAFDLLRKLDPHATGVAIVRENDKFSTDVCVAARAYGERNGFRIVTFEGYDSGTTDFAPFISKIPRTADAVMGGGHFADGCTFARQLFEKGLGIKFVALLVAAAEPKFAGLGEAARGVIGPSQWEPLCGYTPESAKAAGLEWYGPSVADFISEYRRKFGEEPSYHSAGGYAAGLIVQRAIEKAGSVETRTVKAALDELDILTFFGRMKFDARAQAHGLQIGHEMVYIQWQKSASGALIKQVVWPIRQPKA, from the coding sequence ATGAGGAAAAATATCAAATTGGCATCCAACCGGCGTATGGCTCTGTACTGTTGGTTTCCGCTCATTTTATCTGCCGCGCTCATCTGCGGTTGCGAGCGGTCTCCCTCCGCGAATGCCAGGGGGTCCCGTCAGCCGGGAGGGAGCGCGCGCGTTACTATAGGCTTCACCGTATCACAGACGGGCAAGCTCAACATAGAATCCATGCGGCAGCTCAACGGCATCACGCTGTGGATGGAACAGGTCAACAAGGCGGGGGGCGTGAAGCTTGCCGATGGCGCCGCGGTGCCATTTTCCGCCAGGTACTATGACGACGAGAGCAGCAAGGAGCGCGTGCAGGAGCTCTACACGAAGCTCATCAATGGCGACGGGGCGGAGTTCCTCATCAGCCCCTACAGCAGCGGCCTCGCCGATGCGGCAGCGATCATCGCGGAGCAGTACGGCAGGATCATGATCACCGCGGGCGCGGCATCGGACAGCACGCACATGAAGGGCTACAGCCTCGTCTATCAGGTGTACACGCCCGCGAGCCGCTATCTCACCGGCGCCTTCGACCTCCTCAGGAAGCTGGATCCTCACGCTACGGGCGTGGCAATCGTGCGCGAGAATGACAAATTCTCCACCGATGTCTGTGTCGCAGCGAGGGCCTACGGCGAGCGAAACGGTTTCCGGATCGTCACCTTCGAGGGATACGACAGCGGGACAACCGACTTCGCGCCGTTCATCAGCAAGATCCCACGCACGGCCGACGCGGTCATGGGCGGGGGCCACTTCGCAGACGGCTGCACGTTTGCGAGGCAGCTCTTTGAGAAGGGACTGGGGATCAAGTTCGTGGCGCTGCTGGTGGCGGCCGCGGAGCCGAAGTTCGCCGGGCTCGGCGAGGCCGCGCGCGGGGTGATCGGCCCGAGCCAGTGGGAGCCGCTCTGCGGCTACACACCCGAGTCGGCAAAGGCCGCCGGCCTCGAGTGGTACGGCCCGTCGGTTGCCGATTTTATCAGTGAGTACCGGAGGAAGTTCGGCGAGGAGCCTTCATACCACAGCGCGGGGGGATACGCCGCCGGCCTCATCGTTCAGAGGGCGATCGAGAAGGCGGGCTCAGTGGAGACACGCACGGTGAAGGCGGCCCTCGACGAACTCGACATCCTCACCTTCTTCGGCCGCATGAAATTCGACGCGCGCGCACAAGCGCACGGCCTCCAGATCGGGCACGAAATGGTGTACATCCAGTGGCAGAAGAGCGCGTCGGGCGCGTTGATCAAACAGGTGGTCTGGCCGATACGACAGCCAAAAGCATAA
- a CDS encoding aldehyde dehydrogenase family protein, with protein MDIKSYINGKWVCPDSSRRVRNVNPANIDEVVWEFPSAGEKETLEAIEAAKKAFDHWREVPAPERGRFVSKVAAFARARQDEIAEVMTREEGKILKEAIGEVKKGISLLEYYGGAGFRINGQTVPSELADCFTYTIRRPLGVVGLITPWNFPWAIPCWKIAPALVAGNTVVFKPAELTPGTALMLIEMFEEAGLPPGVLNMAVGPGSSVGETIVHHQDIKAISFTGSNEVGQRVIVEAARTHKKVTCEMGGKNALVLMEDGDIDAAVTAIADGAFGSTGQRCTATSRVLVHRNVKAAFLDKLVRKAREYIPGNGMDPKVTMGPVVDRKQFESILSYIETGREEGAKLILGGKKVGGKGYFIEPTIFDEITPEMRIFQEEIFGPVLSVAEFEDFNEAIELSNSTKYGFTGAIFTRDVRNIMRFIERAEIRMVHINEPTIGGEAQLPFGGCKATGYGDREMADEGLNFFTQTKTVFINYSGRGERAMIR; from the coding sequence ATGGATATCAAGAGCTATATTAACGGGAAATGGGTCTGTCCAGACTCGTCTCGAAGAGTGCGGAATGTGAACCCTGCAAATATTGATGAGGTGGTATGGGAGTTTCCATCCGCGGGAGAGAAAGAGACCTTGGAGGCAATCGAGGCTGCCAAGAAGGCTTTTGACCATTGGAGAGAGGTGCCTGCGCCCGAGAGGGGGCGCTTTGTCTCGAAAGTCGCCGCGTTTGCGAGGGCGCGCCAGGATGAGATTGCTGAAGTAATGACGCGTGAAGAGGGGAAAATTTTGAAGGAGGCGATAGGAGAGGTGAAGAAGGGTATCAGCCTGCTCGAATATTATGGGGGAGCAGGTTTCCGGATCAATGGGCAGACCGTTCCCTCCGAACTTGCTGATTGTTTTACCTACACAATCCGGAGGCCCCTGGGGGTCGTTGGCCTCATCACTCCGTGGAATTTCCCGTGGGCGATACCATGTTGGAAAATTGCGCCCGCGCTCGTTGCGGGCAACACCGTGGTGTTCAAGCCGGCTGAACTCACTCCCGGCACGGCCCTGATGCTCATAGAGATGTTTGAGGAGGCAGGGCTTCCTCCTGGAGTCCTCAACATGGCGGTCGGCCCCGGATCCTCGGTTGGGGAAACAATCGTTCATCATCAGGATATCAAAGCGATATCATTCACTGGATCGAACGAGGTGGGGCAGAGGGTTATCGTAGAGGCTGCGAGGACGCACAAAAAAGTGACCTGCGAAATGGGCGGAAAAAACGCACTGGTGCTCATGGAGGATGGAGACATTGATGCGGCGGTGACCGCTATTGCCGACGGGGCATTCGGCTCAACGGGTCAGCGCTGCACCGCCACCAGCCGGGTTCTCGTCCACAGGAATGTGAAGGCCGCATTCCTGGACAAGCTCGTCAGGAAAGCGCGGGAGTATATTCCCGGGAACGGGATGGACCCAAAGGTGACCATGGGGCCAGTGGTGGACAGGAAGCAGTTCGAGAGCATCCTTTCATATATCGAAACAGGGCGAGAGGAGGGAGCGAAGCTCATACTTGGCGGCAAGAAAGTTGGCGGGAAAGGCTATTTTATCGAGCCCACCATCTTTGATGAAATCACGCCCGAAATGCGGATTTTCCAGGAAGAGATTTTCGGGCCTGTTCTCTCCGTGGCGGAATTTGAGGATTTCAACGAGGCGATCGAGCTTTCGAACTCGACAAAATACGGATTTACGGGGGCGATTTTCACGCGTGATGTGAGAAATATCATGCGTTTCATCGAGCGCGCCGAGATAAGGATGGTGCATATCAATGAGCCGACTATCGGCGGAGAGGCCCAACTCCCCTTCGGCGGCTGCAAGGCCACGGGGTATGGCGACCGGGAAATGGCTGATGAGGGACTCAATTTCTTTACGCAGACCAAGACCGTGTTTATAAATTACTCAGGCCGCGGCGAGCGGGCGATGATTCGATAA